The following are from one region of the Lytechinus variegatus isolate NC3 chromosome 4, Lvar_3.0, whole genome shotgun sequence genome:
- the LOC121413214 gene encoding cell wall protein DAN4-like yields the protein MPAIFGIVLGLVVCIVLMVLCFLKYRQNRNCPSPINRRNGQQYSPIPLENTATTAAAMAPTTSTVSFTSPSAGTSTTTVASTSTSPTPASVPCTSTNPCIISTNNGFSTSPATNNNVTTASIATAVCVTSISTPPSTFTSPSTATTASVTSTSTSPSTAITASVTSTSTPPSTATTASVTSTSTSPSTATTASVTSTSTSPSTATTASVTSTSTSPSTATTASVTSTSTSPSTATTASVTSTSTSPSTATTASVTSTSTSPSAATTASVTSTSTSPSAATTASVTSTSTSPSTAISSVTSTSNSPSTPSAGHVPAATSAEINKVSTTTTNTSRVMSASAQNDYQSSERMVTDREILKLSNLMPFDKLSSFCVALGLSLTDAQNISSRHQLNSHAAFEEVLKRWKGISEGRISDLDDALREAECLDLINRYKE from the exons ATGCCTGCTATCTTCGGTATAGTACTAGGTCTAGTGGTCTGTATCGTGCTTATGGTGCTCTGCTTTTTGAAATACCGTCAGAATCGGAATTGTCCATCACCAATCAACAGGAGAAATGGACAACAATATTCACCAA ttCCACTGGAAAATACTG CTACGACTGCTGCTGCCATGGCTCCCACTACTTCTACCGTTTCTTTTACCTCCCCTTCAGCtggtacttctactactaccgtTGCTTCTACTTCCACGTCCCCTACTCCTGCTTCTGTCCCTTGTACTTCAACTAACCCTTGTATTATTTCTACTAATAACGGTTTTTCCACTTCCCCTGCTACTAATAATAACGTTACTACTGCTTCAATTGCTACTGCTGTTTGCGTTACTTCTATATCCACTCCCCCCTCTACTTTCACTTCcccttctactgctactactgcttcAGTTACTTCTACTTCCACTTCCCCATCTACTGCTATTACTGCTTCAGTTACCTCTACTTCCACTCCCCCCTCGACTGCTACTACTGCTTCCGTTACCTCTACTTCCACTTCCCCATCGACTGCTACTACTGCTTCCGTTACCTCTACTTCCACTTCCCcatctactgctactactgcttcAGTTACCTCTACTTCCACTTCCCcatctactgctactactgcttcAGTTACCTCTACTTCCACTTCCCcatctactgctactactgcttcAGTTACCTCTACTTCAACTTCCCcatctactgctactactgcttcAGTTACCTCTACTTCCACTTCCCCatctgctgctactactgcttcAGTTACCTCTACTTCCACTTCCCCatctgctgctactactgcttcCGTTACCTCTACTTCCACTTCCCCCTCAACTGCTATTTCTTCCGTTACCTCTACTTCTAATTCCCCTTCTACTCCGTCTGCTGGTCATGTTCCTGCTGCAACTTCCGCTGAAATAAACAA GGTGTCAACAACGACTACCAACACATCAAGAGTCATGTCTGCATCTGCCCAGAACGATTATCA GTCCAGCGAGAGGATGGTTACCGATCgcgaaatattaaaattgtcaAACCTCATGCCATTCGATAAACTCAGCTCGTTCTGCGTTGCTCTGGGATTAAGCCTTACTGACGCTCAGAATATTTCATCTAGACATCAGTTAAATTCTCACGCTGCATTTGAGGAAGTTTTGAAGCGGTGGAAAGGAATATCAGAAGGAAGAATAAGCGATCTTGATGACGCTCTTCGTGAGGCAGAATGCCTAGACCTTATTAACAGATACAAGGAATAG